One segment of Rickettsiella grylli DNA contains the following:
- a CDS encoding Rpn family recombination-promoting nuclease/putative transposase, protein MQKHISSMTLLVDLNVLPDEEIYRHKQLAFLEIVQKHIFTRDLEDIADHIIKLIKQVKPDHDLFNQLVYYMLVKGETANVNQVIEKLKTIEDYEEEIMNAAQQLKTARSARRSAARSVRRPARRRVL, encoded by the coding sequence TTGCAAAAGCACATTTCTTCGATGACCCTGCTTGTCGATCTCAATGTACTGCCGGATGAGGAGATCTATCGACACAAACAGCTTGCTTTCTTAGAAATTGTTCAAAAACATATTTTTACAAGAGATCTAGAGGATATCGCCGATCATATTATAAAGCTGATTAAACAGGTAAAGCCTGATCATGATTTGTTCAATCAATTGGTATATTATATGTTAGTCAAAGGTGAGACCGCCAATGTGAACCAGGTGATTGAGAAGCTTAAAACCATCGAAGACTATGAGGAAGAGATTATGAACGCAGCACAGCAGTTAAAAACAGCAAGGTCGGCAAGAAGGTCGGCAGCAAGGTCTGTACGAAGGCCGGCAAGAAGGAGAGTATTGTAA